Proteins co-encoded in one Sus scrofa isolate TJ Tabasco breed Duroc chromosome 14, Sscrofa11.1, whole genome shotgun sequence genomic window:
- the DEFB134 gene encoding beta-defensin 134 gives MANAAASGKVSAAHPPGANHTTDLTGLYRMCAHLFSLLSDRLRQPCHQPPQQTLPAMKPLLLVFVSLFFWDPVLAGLNPLSSELHKTCYKNGTCRFECYGSEMLVAYCLFQLECCIKGNPDP, from the exons ATGGCCAACGCAGCTGCCTCAGGCAAGGTCAGTGCAGCACATCCACCTGGAGCAAATCACACCACAGACCTGACAGGGCTGTACAGGATGTGTGCTCaccttttctctctgctctctgacCGCTTGCGTCAGCCTTGCCACCAGCCTCCTCAACAGACACTACCAGCCATGAAGCCTCTCCTCCTTGTGTTTGTGTCTCTCTTCTTTTGGGATCCAGTGCTGGCAG gCTTGAATCCATTATCATCAGAACTTCACAAGACATGTTATAAAAATGGTACCTGCCGATTTGAGTGCTATGGAAGTGAAATGTTAGTTGCCTACTGCCTGTTTCAGCTGGAGTGCTGTATCAAAGGAAACCCTGACCCCTGA